The sequence GTTCCCTGGGactgctcctgcctggggcGGGGGGAACAGGGAGTTAATGACCGCCGGAGGGTGCACGCACGGTGCTGGCcgtgggaaggggctgggggctcgccTCTTACCTGCGCTGAAAACACAGGACTGCTCCTGGCACCTTTCCTCTGTCAAAGAGACCAACAAAATCTGTGCACCGCCCCGCTCTGTGCCCCTCGCCCCGACCTGGCAGTGCCACAGAGGGCCCCCACTGCAAACCCcaaggcagagcagctgggagtgCGCAGGGATGCGCAGGGAAGACCTGGTCTGAAGGCGAGCTCCCCAAGCCCCCTGAGCTCCTGAAACTCCCCACACGGAGCTGTTGCCTTCACCACAAggctccccttcccctcacaGAGCCGGTGGCACGGGGCCCCCCGCTCTCCTGCGGCCAAGGCTGGAGGAGTGCGGGGAGCGCGGcgcctgcccagggctgtgccccagccccagccatcTCCCGGTGGCACCCACCCTGCTGGCTGCCCTTACCCTTCAGCAGCGCACAGTTGTAGGCGCTGCACGCAGCCTGGGAGCGGAGATGGATGAAGGTTCCGTTTGTGTCACGGGTGACGTTGGTGACCTTGAAGACCTCAAAGGGTGGGATGAGGACTTCTTCCTCACCAGGGAACGTTGAGAGGTCCTTGATGGGGACACCGTAGCAGGTGTACACAAAGAAGAAGGTGTCCTGGCCAAAGGTCTCGGCAACCTCCTTCTTGAGGGAGGTGGAAGCGAACTGGCCAAAGCGGACGGTCTGGTGGAGCTGGGCCGTGAAGCGGATGTCCCTGACGCCGCGGTAGACGGTGTGGCAGTCCTGAACATCCTGGGCCTCCTGCAGGGTGCGCAGCGCCTCGGTCAGGAGGAAGTGCAGCGTCTTGAAGGGGAAGGACTGGAGGTCGTGCTCGCGGGAGCACCCGCCCTCACGCACGGCCGCGTTGAACTGTTTGTACAGGTCCCCCTCGGCAGTGTACGCCAGCACGGCCACCGCCTGCTCCTGCCGCAGCACCTGCGGCTGGTTTGAGTTGCCCCATAGACTCTGCCACTTCTCAACTGCTCTTCCCCAGGTGTCCGCATAGGTCTTGTTTTGGAACTCGGTGCGGTTCAcctccttcagcttctcctccaTCTTGTATCTGCAGCCCCAGTACTGGTCATCAAAGGAGTTCTGGGCCATGTCCATCACCTTCTCCGTGATGGCACTGAGGTCCTGCTTGCTGCCAGTGACTGAGGTGCCAGCCAAGGTGccggccagcagcacccagcccagggCGAGGTGCTCCATGTGCGGAAGGACCCCGGTGCCCAGCTGCAGACCCACAGGACCCTCCCCGACCCGGTCCCAGcagccctggagctgcagcGAGTTGTTACCTCTGCTCCGCTCGGTGCGCAGGACGCGTGGAGCTGTGTTGTTTTCCAACCCCTGCCCACGTCCCATGGGTTACTTATATGCAGCCCTCCCATGGGGCGTCGGGGCCACCTGTGGGCACCGTGCCAGTGGCCCCGGCACCGCTTCAAATGGTGCTAGTGCTGGGGTGGGGACGCTCCCTGGTCCCTTTTGTTCTCATTTAcgggaaagggagagggataTTGGGAAGGGAGGCAGCCATGGAAGGAAGAGGGCAGGCCCAGGCAAAAAAAcggaagagaaaaaaagggtgtgagaagaaaagttttgttcTTGCAGTAGAACACAATttgaagtaaaatgtttttttgcagtagaaaactAACCTGGTCCTGAACGTCTCCTTCATCGAGAAGCTGCACCCGGATGGGGCCGTGCACGAGGGGATGCCTCTGTGAGTacagggcagccccagggctgcaagggcacctgcgggcagcagcagcagcagcagcagaggggctcATGGCAaggggcagctccagcccagggtccccccggccctgctgggtgtctggaggctgggggtgcccgggggtGGGTGCTGTGAGAaataaagttgtgtttttgcaatggAAAATTCTTCTAACCttgcattttcaaaagtgattgtgcaggcagGACAGTAGCGTAGCAGCGGGGAGTATGGTAagcagagaaggggaaggtcccactgtcccaaaataaggaggatcCCTAAGAAAAATGGGACGAAAAGTGCGAAATcggtaaaaacaaaaatcacgggccctctagtcatgagagaaggaaaaaaaaaaaaaaaaggaaaaggagaaattaacagtTGGTCAAACAAAATTGTACATCTATGGTATAGAAGTGCGTCGAGTAGGCTGTGAACCTGTAGTTCTCAGCccatgaggaaacaggggagaaatcaggtgtcAGGTCATAGGGAATGTAAGGTTAGGATAAACTTTTACTGGGCGCTCGTGcttgcaggacgcccgccattgcgatcgcaaataaaaatgctacttcaccgagatccttgcctgagcctgtGTTCTTGGCtgcagagtgtttctcacacatCCTTAGCAGCGCTGGTGTGATCCCGAGCCCAGTTAAAGCAGTGTCCCAAGCAGCCAGATGCCGGCACACTTCTCCAGATCTCAGAATAGCTGACAAGGGTGGCTCCCTCAGGGAATTTGCACATGATAGTCAACACGAGGCACAGCTTCTGCTCTTCATAtctttgctgctcttttctgctcctttgtgttttgtgttcaaGGAACGGCCAGAGCCCagcacaacagcagctccagtctacaaaaacttcattttcccaCAAAAAGGACAATGCCTATGTTAAATGCCTCTCTAAAGCCTGCCAAGCAGGAACGTTCCTTACAAGAACTCTGTAGATCTTTGGACAGGCAGTAAGGGAGACCGTTAAAATTAAACTTCATATTTCAAATGCTTCCATTCGtggctacattttttttcttatgctctTAATGAGAGCTTTAAATTATTCTGAAGAGTAGTTTTCTGCCATCAGAGCAAGCAGGCTGTTTCTTTATATGGCACCCTGAATCTCATAAAGCAGTTTCACACAAAACGGTGACAGCCATGCCCGCACGCCACGTTATCAGTGCTCCAGCTTCCTAGCCACAATTAAAAGCAGGATTTGACCTTAATCGCTGATACTTAAATAGGAGAATTATCAGTCCTTCAGTTATCGGTGATCCTCCATGGTTATTTCCCTGAAGAAAGATAAAGCAGCCTCATAGAAGATAAGAATCTTTGTGTGTTATTACTTTCGTGGGAATAACCACACTGTTGAGGGGTTGAAACTTCTCTGCAGGatctcctgtgctgggagctgccagcGCCAGCAGGGACCGTGGTGGGGCTCAGCTGGAGGGAATGACTTCATCCTAGCCAAAACACACATCTACATGTGCATATGtgcagctctgtgtgtgtgtgttttcagggAAAGGCATTGCTCCCCGTGCTGCTCTGAAACTCAGAGTGCCCCCATGTAGCATAACTGCAGCTACGGAACGGCAGATAACTGCCTGTGTCCCCAAAATGAGAGCCTTCTTTTAACGCAGACAAAATAATGCAAGTTAAAAGAGACTTGCTGATAACACACAGCTCCTGTTTGGGGTTTGCATTTACGCAGTGCAGGGGTAAAGACGGTTAAATGTACCCGTcagcccagcagggctgggtctgCAGCGTCTCAGTAGCGTACCCCCGAACAATGGTGCGCGTATTTCGCTCCTACCAATGCGTTCAGTGCTTTTCAGCTGAAGAATGGCTGAGCACAGGGTGATGTCactgcaaagcagaaataaaaaccaTCTATACAGTCGTGTTAGCATCCTCAGTGACCTGGTACCGCGCCGACCATCCTGGGACCCCCATGCCAGCCCTGGCACAAGCCGTGCTCCGGGTGTGAGAGGAGGATAAACACCGTGGAGgtggagaaaaacagagcaCAAATCCAcccggaggaggaggatttcATCCCGGTGAGACATGGGGTTAGAAACTAGAGAGCGATTGATTAAGAATGAATATGTAGGCAACGCTCACTGCTTAATATGTGCCACATTTGCGATGtcctgtgcctgtgctgcactTAGGCCTCCAGATAAGAGGAGCCCCTGGGACCCTGagaactggatcaaaccaaccttaGGGCTCGGACTgtgaccaagggctcagagagcatgcgcaAGGAGACGAGGTGAAAAGTTCAAccctgatgaagacatcttacttcatcctcACGACCCTCAGCGcccaccaccagaaggcactgcgcaagcacagatgggaggagtttatcGAAATGACTTCTCggagctaattttaatacaaacGGAGCTaggttatgcatatgtataggcgtattgggaaacttcatgcatgTGTAACTccttactgcatataaccaaagcaagttgcCGCGTTAGGGTGCGCACGACTTTGGTGGGACTACCCCCCGTGCCGCCCAGCACTGAATgaacatacctactttacaatccTACTGATTGCGGAGTCCGTTTTCAGCAAGTCACCAGCTGTGCCCACCCGGTCTGCTTCCCCTGAGTTATTTGCAGATAAAGGGCTTATTTCCCTTTCCCAACACTGTAACCACAAGGCAAACACGGCGAAGCCTCTCGAGCCCCCTCCTGCCTGGGCCGGGCACCCGGTGCCGAGGGACAGCAGTGGCATTTGCTCCGGCAGAAACCCTTCCTGCACCACGTGCCCAGCCCAGAAATGGCAACCGCCCCCAAAACGCAGCCcaccagggaccccccaaaaccctgcaTCGGGTTTcgtgcccagagcagggctgaagGCATGGGAAATCCCAAATTCCCGGGTGCTGAGGTTGCCGGCTCTCCCCAAAATGCTGTGGTTTGGGTCAGGGTTTGGCGGCGCGGGCGTGGGTGCAGGTGCCGCAGCAGTGTTTGAGTGCAGGAGGAAGGTGCCCTAGGGGCCAGCCGGTCTGGCAGCAATTAGACATTAATTAAGCCATAATAAGCAGATTAAGATGTCCGAGGGACCGCTCCGGGCGCCGGGGCTGGGTGGCTGGTGCTGCCCCACGCCGGCCCTGGCAGGCAGCCTGTTGGGAAGGACGGGGACATTCGCCCTCCTGGCCACCGGCCACCCCGTGGGCCAGCCCCAAACCCGGCTGCTTCAACTGCGGGGATGAAGCCAAGGAGCCCAGGAGGGCCCGAGtccatccccttcccttttGCCACTACGCGCTTGCCCCTTGGAAAACACATTTGGGAGCTGCGGTACAAAAGGCCAAAGCTACAGCCGGCAGCACCCCGCAGGAAGGAAGCAGGAAAAGCTCGGGCATCATCGGCCAGAGCCCGGCAGGACCCTCGGGGGCGCGCGAAGCCGGGTGCCTCCGGCCGGGCTCGCAGCATGCGCCTGAGGCTGGAGCGATGCTGGCCGGCCGGGGAGAAAGCGTCTTGGGTGTGGGATCGGGCTGCGGTGCCAAATCACCCCGCAAGTCCCATCACAAAGCAATTTTGGCCGCCGCAGAGCCATCGAGGGGCACCAGGAGCACCACGCTCGGAGAAGAAGCAGACGCAAGCCCTCGGGAACCGGCATCTCCTTTAACTCCCCGCCAGCGAAGGGTGGCCCAACACCGTTCTAAAATGACAGCTTTTAGCACCAGGAAAACCTGCAAGCCCACGTCACTAAGCTCCTGGCACCCCACAGCACGCTTTGGAGGGTGATGCTGGCCAGTCTGAGCGGGGAAGAGgcaatttttcctcctttacagCCCCTGCCAAACTCAGCAGGGCATGGGAATGGTGGGAAaggagctgcctctgccttccccgtgtccccatgtccccagccgGGATGGCTCTGCGACGCCGGGACCTGCCTGCGGGTCGTACCAGGCACAaggagcccagctcctgccccgcaccgggggggctcagcaccccttGGGCACCACGGGGCTTTGCAGGCGGCATCGGGGCCAGGCTCAGATCATGGAGACCCTGTTCTTGATGTAGACGTGGTACGGGTCACTGCGCTTGTCCACCTTGCGGGAGCGGGTGTAGCCCAGGATGAGGCTGCCCACGGTGGCGGCGAAGAGCGTCATGACGAAGAGGATGTACATGTAGGCGTTGTCGTCCCGGCTGGCGCGGGCGCTGGCGTTGCGTGGGGTGGCAGGGCGCAGGATGGCCCCATGCAGCGTCTGGTTCAAGGCATCCAGCATCGCTTGGAGGCTCCGGTGCCACGGCTCCGTCCGGTTGTCATCCTCCATCTCCTCGCCGAGCCTGCGCGAGGGGGTGCTGTCAGCCCCCGCGGTGGGGATGTCCTGGGATGGGGCCGGAGATGGACCCAGGGATGAGCCCCAAAATGGTCCTTGAAGTGCAAGGAGCAGGGGACCAGGAATAttttgctggaggaaaaaaaaaacaaacaaatccagccccgtccccatcgGCAGAGCCCTGGTGCAGAGCTGGCACCCACGGGAgctgggggcacccagcacaCCTCCAGCTCAGGTCCACCCGTGCCCTCCCAAGACTTAAAGCAGTGTTAATTCGGTGCTGCTCCCTTCATCGAgttaaatccccccaaaatctgaGTAACGGCATCTAATGCTTTTGAAGAAAGCCACTTGAAGGCAATCTGGATTGAGCACCCGGTGATGTGCACAGATGCCTGTCAGACATCCTCtgatggacagacagacggacgaGACCCAGCCAGGCACTTCCCCTGCAGAAATAGGTCCCGACCCCAGGGACCTCCCTGGGCTGGTGTCACCTTTGTGCCCAAGGGATGCCTGGGGGTCCCgctggctccagctgcagcccctgccaggACCTGACCGGGGTCCCCCGCCCTAAACAACAGCTCTGGGACTGATCCTGCCACACACCGACCCCAATCACCCCAACCAGCCCTAGCCAGGGGGGCACAGATCCCTGCATGCCCCCATGGACCCATCCCGAGGGGTTGCTGCCCCAAATCCCTTGCAATTTCCATCCCTACACACAGGCTGTGTCCCAgatcccctccagcccccccaggacacaGGGCCCCTCTTCCAGTACACCCCCATGTGCCCTCTGCCTGCACAGGCAGatagcccccccccaaaaaaaaaggggtccCCCGAACGTGAGGTGCATTCCCTCGGCCAGCTGtgaggaaggggaaggtgctggggggcaccctTGGACCCCATTGTCATTGCAAACACCTGTAAATCAGGGGAGAGCctgaatttgggggattttgcgGCCTTCTCACACGCAGAGCCCCGCAGCAGGGTGCAGCACTGGGCGTCCCCACATTACGGGGGGTGTACGGGTGGGAAGCAGGGGGGGGTCGCACTCACCGGGTGCTCTTGGTGCCTGCATGGCCGCCAGGCTGAGCcgggactggagcatctgtgctgggtctggctgggacgGAGTtatgtccctgcagcagcccatgcagcGCTGTGCTCTGCACGTGTAGCTAGAGCAGCCCTGGTACCACAGcggtgctgtgcctgctgctgagcagtgctggcaccgcACCGGGACTCCTCCaacccccagagccagcaggctgggggtgggcagggggtgggcaggggccgtCACCAGGCGGCTGACCTAAACCCACCAGAGGGATATCCCATGCCGTGAGTGTCACGCTCAGCAacaaaaggtgggaaaggggaaaggggggggtggggggcagctcTCGTTATAAAgacgtctgtcctcccaaacagcTGCTATGAGCATCGAGGCCCTGATTCCCAGGACGTggctgtgagaaacaaagttgtgtttttgcagtagagaactcattttctgtattccaaggtagttgtgtagtcataacaaggagaaatgctgagtagataagtggacagcAGAAGGCCTCACTCTTCCAAAAgaaggtagaagcttgagaaaaacaggatgagccATGTGAGAacggtaaaacaaagatcacaggttctcaaaacataagaaaggagaaaaaagaaaaaaaaagaaaaaaggaaaaaggagaaattgaagggttaaaggaaaaaaaaagtacatatatggtatagaggagcatcgagtagcttgtgaacctgtggTGCTCAGCCAAcgaggaaacaggggaggagATCAGGCGTCGGGTagtagggaataaaaggttatgatgTGTTTACTAAAACGCGCTCCTAAttggcaggacgcccgccattgcagTCGCGAATGAAATAGCTTCACggaagatcctgtctgaagaaaattgagatttttctcacagtggCCGAACATCGCTTGTTGATGGGAAGTTGAGAGTAAcgttttttcctctctctgtgcttctgcatggccgttgctttttttttttttttcccctctcccttttccctttaattaaatcatccttacctcaaaccttgagctctttgtgtcgtattttctccctcttcctctttgaGGAAGGAGACTGAGAGAGCAgccgtggtggaactcggctgcccacctgagtaaaaccaccacagggacccgtgctggagcagtttgctcctgggggatggaccccgtgggacggagccgtgtgggagcagttcttgaggagctgctgcctgtgggcagcccccgcaggctcagttcgggaaggacggcatcccgtgggagggaccccacggggagcaggtGGGGATGAAATGTTATGGcctgaccgcagcccccattccccgctcccctgagct comes from Anser cygnoides isolate HZ-2024a breed goose chromosome 1, Taihu_goose_T2T_genome, whole genome shotgun sequence and encodes:
- the LOC136789664 gene encoding erythroblast NAD(P)(+)--arginine ADP-ribosyltransferase-like isoform X2, with translation MGRGQGLENNTAPRVLRTERSRGNNSLQLQGCWDRVGEGPVGLQLGTGVLPHMEHLALGWVLLAGTLAGTSVTGSKQDLSAITEKVMDMAQNSFDDQYWGCRYKMEEKLKEVNRTEFQNKTYADTWGRAVEKWQSLWGNSNQPQVLRQEQAVAVLAYTAEGDLYKQFNAAVREGGCSREHDLQSFPFKTLHFLLTEALRTLQEAQDVQDCHTVYRGVRDIRFTAQLHQTVRFGQFASTSLKKEVAETFGQDTFFFVYTCYGVPIKDLSTFPGEEEVLIPPFEVFKVTNVTRDTNGTFIHLRSQAACSAYNCALLKGRSSPREPPHLWSLLLAATALAAVGGL
- the LOC136789664 gene encoding erythroblast NAD(P)(+)--arginine ADP-ribosyltransferase-like isoform X1; protein product: MGRGQGLENNTAPRVLRTERSRGNNSLQLQGCWDRVGEGPVGLQLGTGVLPHMEHLALGWVLLAGTLAGTSVTGSKQDLSAITEKVMDMAQNSFDDQYWGCRYKMEEKLKEVNRTEFQNKTYADTWGRAVEKWQSLWGNSNQPQVLRQEQAVAVLAYTAEGDLYKQFNAAVREGGCSREHDLQSFPFKTLHFLLTEALRTLQEAQDVQDCHTVYRGVRDIRFTAQLHQTVRFGQFASTSLKKEVAETFGQDTFFFVYTCYGVPIKDLSTFPGEEEVLIPPFEVFKVTNVTRDTNGTFIHLRSQAACSAYNCALLKEERCQEQSCVFSAGRSSPREPPHLWSLLLAATALAAVGGL
- the LOC125180867 gene encoding potassium voltage-gated channel subfamily E member 3-like isoform X3, which gives rise to MEDDNRTEPWHRSLQAMLDALNQTLHGAILRPATPRNASARASRDDNAYMYILFVMTLFAATVGSLILGYTRSRKVDKRSDPYHVYIKNRVSMI
- the LOC125180867 gene encoding potassium voltage-gated channel subfamily E member 3-like isoform X2, coding for MSGGGTGKRDRQRAGREARDPAGALPMGTGLDLFVFFFLQQNIPGPLLLALQGPFWGSSLGPSPAPSQDIPTAGADSTPSRRLGEEMEDDNRTEPWHRSLQAMLDALNQTLHGAILRPATPRNASARASRDDNAYMYILFVMTLFAATVGSLILGYTRSRKVDKRSDPYHVYIKNRVSMI
- the LOC125180867 gene encoding uncharacterized protein isoform X1, with the protein product MSGKFKSPTRTSTTQVKLVRRSWALKELKSRSRRMTTPEPLGSSLWGEQQGLLGQNIPGPLLLALQGPFWGSSLGPSPAPSQDIPTAGADSTPSRRLGEEMEDDNRTEPWHRSLQAMLDALNQTLHGAILRPATPRNASARASRDDNAYMYILFVMTLFAATVGSLILGYTRSRKVDKRSDPYHVYIKNRVSMI